A region from the Mesorhizobium sp. J8 genome encodes:
- a CDS encoding replication initiator protein A, whose translation MSARPRQPLEREQLDLFQALPGVVAPRDAQDLMAYPFFSLAKTRRIAPIDFRAGDVAIRVEAMPDHGVATIWDADILIWAASQIVSARDAGLRTSRLMAATPYEMLTFIGRGVSKRDYLRLKAALDRLQSTSVVTSIRQPAEGRRHRFSWINEWQERSGRNGRPLGLELILPDWFYRAVMDDALILTIDRAYFGLTGGLERWLYRLVRKHGGRQRAGWRFDISHLHRKSGSLSPLKRFAFELRDIVRRQPLPGYLLFTEVEAGGRVLLAFEPAPGPVDSVVPSGTRTIVPSGTASSCFREPRSALKGGPETGNSASNLESNSQSNTLADKQRTSGAEQKLQRVGRREGGNT comes from the coding sequence TTGTCGGCCAGACCACGTCAACCATTGGAGCGCGAACAGCTCGACCTGTTCCAGGCGCTGCCGGGCGTGGTCGCGCCACGCGATGCGCAGGACCTCATGGCCTATCCCTTTTTCTCCCTCGCCAAAACCAGGCGCATCGCGCCGATCGACTTTCGCGCCGGCGATGTGGCGATCCGTGTCGAAGCGATGCCCGATCACGGCGTGGCGACGATCTGGGATGCCGATATCCTGATATGGGCCGCGAGCCAGATCGTTAGCGCGCGGGACGCCGGGTTGCGCACATCCCGCCTGATGGCCGCGACGCCATACGAGATGCTTACCTTCATCGGCCGCGGCGTCTCCAAGCGAGATTACCTGCGCCTCAAGGCGGCGCTCGATCGCCTGCAGTCGACAAGCGTCGTCACCTCCATCCGCCAACCAGCGGAAGGCCGTCGCCATCGCTTCTCGTGGATCAACGAATGGCAGGAGCGCTCGGGTCGCAACGGCCGCCCGTTGGGTCTCGAACTGATCCTGCCCGACTGGTTCTATCGCGCCGTCATGGACGACGCGCTGATCCTGACCATAGACCGGGCCTATTTCGGGCTGACCGGTGGACTGGAGCGCTGGCTCTATCGGCTGGTGCGCAAGCATGGCGGCCGCCAGCGTGCCGGCTGGCGCTTCGACATCAGCCACCTGCATCGCAAGTCCGGCAGCCTCTCGCCGCTCAAGCGCTTCGCCTTCGAGCTGCGCGACATCGTGCGGCGCCAACCGCTTCCCGGGTACCTTCTGTTCACGGAAGTCGAAGCCGGCGGCCGTGTGTTGCTGGCTTTCGAACCGGCGCCGGGGCCTGTGGACAGCGTCGTGCCATCGGGAACCCGAACCATCGTGCCATCGGGAACCGCATCCTCGTGCTTTCGGGAACCGCGATCGGCTCTAAAGGGCGGGCCCGAAACGGGAAATTCCGCTTCTAACTTAGAGTCTAACTCCCAATCTAACACTCTTGCGGACAAGCAGCGGACCAGCGGTGCGGAGCAGAAGCTGCAGCGCGTCGGGCGGCGCGAGGGAGGCAACACATGA
- a CDS encoding helix-turn-helix transcriptional regulator produces the protein MNADAAPLPPRYLRTSEAAHFLSLSARTLEKHRTYGTGPAYRKLGGRVVYAVDDLQLWVQRGAMTSTSDPHGSVLPAKPQAARLIPYAGRERR, from the coding sequence ATGAACGCCGACGCCGCGCCACTGCCGCCGCGCTACCTGCGCACTTCTGAAGCCGCGCATTTCCTCAGTCTCTCGGCGCGCACGCTCGAGAAACACCGCACCTACGGCACCGGACCTGCGTATCGCAAACTTGGCGGCCGCGTCGTCTACGCCGTCGACGACCTCCAGCTCTGGGTCCAGCGCGGCGCGATGACATCGACGTCCGATCCCCATGGCTCGGTGCTGCCCGCCAAGCCTCAGGCCGCCCGCCTGATCCCCTATGCCGGGCGCGAAAGGCGCTGA
- a CDS encoding DUF736 domain-containing protein: protein MATIGTFKKTNANEFTGEIVTLSVQAKSVRIVPDTRASGENAPSHRVVVGKAEIGAAWSKRSTEGRDYLGLKLDDPSFTAPIYANLFADEEGEGHSLIWSRPNRRNGE, encoded by the coding sequence ATGGCTACCATCGGCACCTTCAAGAAGACCAATGCGAACGAGTTCACCGGCGAGATCGTCACCCTGAGCGTCCAGGCCAAGAGCGTACGCATCGTCCCCGACACCCGGGCCAGCGGCGAGAATGCTCCGAGCCATCGCGTGGTGGTCGGCAAGGCCGAAATCGGCGCCGCCTGGTCCAAGCGCTCCACCGAGGGCCGCGACTATCTCGGGCTCAAGCTCGACGACCCGAGCTTCACCGCTCCGATCTACGCCAACCTCTTCGCCGACGAGGAAGGTGAGGGCCACAGCCTCATCTGGTCACGCCCCAACCGCCGCAACGGCGAGTGA
- a CDS encoding helix-turn-helix transcriptional regulator: protein MYDFDGMVGQIYDAAVEPGRWPQVLETLSDFLEGAATKLTFQNTRTLRSEANSVRMPPEADLTYARYYYKTNVFLPRIARLRAGTLIPIWELLPREVYRRSEFYNDFCRPGDMCHSIGVVLANESDTRVVFTCGRAETTGEFEPEHLDRLRRIGPHLVRAASVGLRLSRSEIARSANVEALDRVAQGVLIVAANGEILFANRVAEALLTEADGIRTEKSALRAARRADAAHFQRLIVAAAERSDTAGGVMALARPAPRRPLSVLVAPLKTKSTWFVAGRPAAIVFVADPDSTPRTVQAQLRNLYRLTPAEAAVAIAIARCEGLQAAADELGVSLTTARTHLQHVFEKTETRRQAELVRLIAASVVYE, encoded by the coding sequence ATGTACGACTTCGACGGCATGGTGGGGCAGATCTACGATGCTGCGGTCGAACCCGGCCGCTGGCCGCAGGTTCTCGAGACGCTGTCCGATTTCCTCGAAGGCGCTGCCACAAAGCTCACGTTCCAGAACACAAGAACGTTGCGCAGCGAAGCGAATTCGGTGCGCATGCCGCCCGAGGCGGACCTCACCTATGCGCGGTACTACTACAAGACCAATGTGTTCCTGCCGCGCATCGCGCGGCTGCGCGCCGGTACGCTGATCCCGATCTGGGAGCTCCTGCCGCGTGAGGTCTACCGGCGCTCCGAGTTCTACAACGACTTCTGCCGGCCCGGCGACATGTGCCACTCGATCGGAGTCGTGCTGGCGAACGAGTCGGACACGCGCGTCGTGTTCACCTGCGGACGTGCCGAGACAACAGGAGAGTTCGAGCCCGAGCACCTCGACCGGTTGCGCCGTATCGGGCCGCATCTGGTCCGCGCGGCGAGCGTGGGATTGCGCCTCTCGCGTTCGGAGATCGCCAGGAGTGCCAATGTCGAGGCGCTCGACCGCGTCGCCCAAGGCGTGCTGATCGTGGCGGCAAACGGCGAGATCTTGTTCGCCAACCGGGTGGCCGAAGCGCTGCTTACTGAAGCCGACGGAATCAGGACAGAGAAATCGGCGCTGCGCGCAGCCAGGCGCGCGGATGCCGCGCACTTCCAGCGGTTGATCGTCGCGGCCGCGGAGCGGTCGGACACTGCGGGCGGCGTGATGGCGCTCGCGCGGCCGGCGCCGCGGCGACCGCTGAGCGTGCTGGTGGCGCCGCTGAAGACCAAGTCGACCTGGTTCGTGGCCGGCCGCCCCGCCGCGATCGTGTTCGTGGCCGATCCGGACAGCACGCCGCGGACGGTGCAGGCCCAGTTGCGAAATCTCTATCGGCTGACCCCGGCCGAGGCGGCCGTAGCCATCGCGATCGCCCGCTGCGAAGGGCTGCAGGCGGCCGCAGACGAGCTCGGCGTCAGCCTGACCACCGCGCGCACCCACCTGCAGCACGTGTTCGAGAAGACCGAGACGCGGCGGCAGGCGGAACTGGTGCGTCTCATCGCGGCGAGTGTCGTTTACGAATGA
- a CDS encoding cupin domain-containing protein yields the protein MDAIKLHINHMWRKMQTQAAPGTQTDWNGTHYETLLTARETGGKLGAFASDAGPGDGPPRHRHPKSDEVFVVLQGRLRFWRAGEISERTAGALFYIPAGVEHTFVVVERARWIAILSPGGLESFFPTVAVQGLEIPRDLAAIKAIATEFDMEITGPPFTIAGP from the coding sequence GTGGACGCCATCAAGCTTCACATCAACCATATGTGGCGAAAGATGCAAACACAGGCAGCACCTGGTACTCAAACCGACTGGAATGGTACGCATTACGAAACGCTGCTGACGGCGCGCGAGACCGGCGGCAAGCTCGGGGCATTTGCATCCGATGCTGGTCCGGGCGATGGACCGCCGCGCCATCGCCATCCGAAATCCGACGAAGTCTTCGTCGTTCTCCAAGGGCGGCTGCGCTTCTGGCGCGCCGGGGAAATTTCCGAGCGTACCGCCGGGGCATTGTTCTACATTCCCGCTGGTGTCGAGCACACCTTCGTCGTCGTTGAGCGTGCGCGATGGATCGCCATCCTGTCCCCGGGTGGCCTCGAGAGCTTTTTCCCGACGGTTGCCGTGCAGGGACTGGAAATTCCGCGCGACCTCGCGGCAATCAAGGCGATTGCGACCGAGTTCGACATGGAAATTACCGGGCCACCCTTCACGATCGCTGGGCCATAA
- a CDS encoding class I SAM-dependent methyltransferase yields the protein MEAAPRSQIAEHYARGTLIADIRDALAAMGKTESTVTAEDLSPVDEFHIGGRAATGELAAQLALTATDRVLDIGCGLGGPARQIAARYGCHVNGIDLTRDYVEAGNVLSSWRHLEERVWLRQGDALALPFADGSFTAAYMLHVGMNIADKGALFSEVARVLRAGARFGVFDVMRTGAGELSYPLPWASTADTNAIAPPEDYRDALSAAGFEILSERERRDVALDHFARQRAQAATGQAVLGIQTLMGARRPQMVRNMVESISAGQIAPVEIIARRW from the coding sequence ATGGAAGCGGCGCCGCGTTCACAGATTGCTGAGCACTACGCGCGAGGCACCCTGATCGCAGATATTCGTGACGCTCTTGCCGCCATGGGGAAGACCGAAAGCACGGTCACGGCCGAGGACCTCTCGCCGGTGGACGAGTTTCACATTGGCGGCCGCGCCGCCACGGGAGAGTTGGCAGCGCAACTTGCGCTCACTGCCACGGATCGAGTGCTCGACATCGGCTGCGGCCTAGGTGGACCGGCGCGGCAGATCGCTGCGCGCTACGGCTGCCATGTGAACGGCATCGATCTCACTCGCGACTACGTCGAAGCCGGCAATGTGCTCTCCAGTTGGCGGCATCTCGAGGAGCGCGTCTGGTTGCGGCAAGGCGATGCTTTGGCGCTCCCCTTCGCAGATGGATCGTTCACCGCCGCTTACATGCTGCACGTTGGAATGAACATTGCCGACAAAGGCGCGCTATTTTCAGAGGTTGCGCGGGTCCTGCGCGCGGGTGCGCGTTTCGGTGTCTTCGACGTCATGCGCACCGGAGCTGGCGAGTTGTCTTATCCGCTGCCATGGGCAAGTACGGCAGATACCAACGCGATCGCCCCGCCAGAGGACTACCGCGACGCGCTTTCCGCGGCAGGTTTCGAGATCTTGTCGGAACGCGAGCGGCGCGATGTCGCGCTTGACCATTTCGCGCGGCAGCGCGCCCAGGCGGCCACAGGGCAGGCAGTACTGGGGATCCAGACGCTCATGGGAGCGCGGCGGCCGCAGATGGTCCGAAACATGGTCGAAAGTATTTCAGCGGGCCAGATTGCACCGGTCGAGATCATTGCCCGAAGATGGTGA
- a CDS encoding DUF2285 domain-containing protein: MRSSPGGTQLALLGDTQPGEPLAAIIPLDDMAHDRLQAIERFIRSIHRQHLPDTRLTAAQRRRLGHMLRCLDGREEQASHFEVATALFGRRLVSAADWHDSAFRYQTQRLVRDGLKMVECGYRQLLRARRRHS, encoded by the coding sequence ATGCGCTCTTCGCCGGGCGGCACGCAACTGGCGCTTCTCGGCGACACCCAGCCAGGTGAACCGCTCGCCGCCATCATACCGCTGGACGACATGGCGCACGACCGGCTGCAAGCCATCGAGCGGTTCATCCGCTCGATCCACAGGCAGCACCTTCCCGACACGCGGTTGACCGCGGCCCAGCGCCGGCGCCTTGGGCACATGCTGCGATGCCTCGATGGCCGGGAAGAGCAGGCATCCCATTTCGAAGTCGCGACCGCGTTGTTCGGTCGGCGACTGGTCAGCGCCGCCGACTGGCACGACTCGGCTTTTCGCTATCAGACCCAACGTCTCGTACGCGACGGCCTCAAGATGGTCGAGTGCGGCTATCGACAATTACTGCGCGCGCGACGGCGCCATTCCTGA
- a CDS encoding transcriptional regulator domain-containing protein, translating to MKPDTSQWRDPQAYAFIKGAAADEIAWEFLRRNPRYQQDFATSRSAKAMRALRKRWGLQFRRPA from the coding sequence ATGAAGCCGGATACATCGCAGTGGCGGGACCCACAGGCATATGCATTCATCAAAGGCGCGGCGGCCGATGAGATTGCCTGGGAGTTCCTGCGCCGCAATCCGCGGTATCAGCAGGACTTCGCAACCTCCCGCTCAGCTAAGGCGATGCGCGCATTACGCAAGCGCTGGGGTTTGCAGTTTCGCCGCCCGGCCTGA
- a CDS encoding helix-turn-helix domain-containing protein, which translates to MTEPHETGEAEDANRREFTPAYCRTARALLDWSQVRLAAKSNLSEATIRDFESGRRILRAGRIVAVRKAFESAGVTLTVGGPLLTTPADIPSSGTEDQRAGVATARNRSAARASKRIRSRPLKGEDAEVKHVVEVHDISPAQARELVRRHGNDWRKIDEAAKVYKDDK; encoded by the coding sequence ATGACGGAGCCACACGAAACCGGAGAAGCCGAGGATGCCAACCGGCGGGAGTTCACCCCAGCCTATTGCCGGACTGCTCGCGCGCTGCTCGATTGGTCTCAGGTCCGCCTGGCTGCGAAGTCCAATCTCAGCGAAGCCACGATCCGCGACTTTGAGAGCGGGAGGCGCATCCTCCGCGCTGGAAGGATTGTGGCGGTCCGCAAAGCCTTCGAATCGGCCGGCGTGACGTTAACGGTTGGCGGCCCTTTGCTGACAACGCCGGCGGATATCCCCTCAAGTGGGACAGAAGACCAGCGGGCCGGCGTAGCAACAGCGCGCAACCGATCGGCGGCGCGTGCGTCGAAAAGGATCCGCAGTCGACCGCTGAAGGGTGAGGACGCCGAGGTCAAACACGTCGTTGAAGTGCATGACATTTCACCGGCCCAAGCGCGAGAGCTGGTGCGCCGTCACGGTAACGACTGGCGCAAGATCGACGAGGCTGCGAAAGTCTACAAGGACGACAAATGA
- a CDS encoding CsbD family protein, with amino-acid sequence MGSTSDKVKGNANEVAGKARQAVGKAVDNHEEQAKGKVQETKGKAQVAKGQVKDAVKNVVDKA; translated from the coding sequence ATGGGAAGCACATCGGACAAGGTTAAGGGCAACGCCAACGAAGTCGCCGGAAAGGCGCGCCAAGCCGTCGGCAAGGCCGTGGACAATCACGAGGAACAGGCCAAGGGCAAGGTTCAGGAAACCAAGGGTAAGGCACAGGTCGCCAAGGGCCAGGTCAAGGACGCGGTGAAGAACGTCGTCGACAAGGCCTGA
- a CDS encoding helix-turn-helix transcriptional regulator: MIDVNHNIAERAANFSPEQCRGARAMLGWSQDDLARAANVARQTIADFERGARIPIANNILAIMNALEKAGIEVLPDNGILLRKSS; this comes from the coding sequence TTGATTGACGTCAATCATAATATTGCCGAAAGGGCTGCGAATTTCAGCCCCGAACAGTGTCGCGGCGCGCGTGCAATGTTGGGATGGAGCCAAGATGATTTGGCCCGTGCGGCAAACGTCGCACGGCAGACAATCGCTGATTTCGAACGCGGGGCCCGGATTCCGATCGCGAACAATATATTAGCGATTATGAATGCACTCGAGAAGGCTGGAATTGAAGTACTGCCCGACAATGGAATTCTGTTGCGAAAGAGCAGTTGA
- a CDS encoding DUF736 domain-containing protein, with the protein MATIGTFKKTNANEFTGEIITLSVQAKGVRIIPDTRASGENAPSHRVVVGKAEIGAAWSKRSNEGRDYLGLKLDDPSFSAPIYANLFADEEGEGHSLIWSRPNRRNGE; encoded by the coding sequence ATGGCCACTATCGGCACCTTCAAGAAGACCAATGCGAACGAGTTCACCGGCGAGATCATCACCCTCAGCGTCCAGGCCAAGGGCGTGCGCATCATTCCCGACACCCGGGCCAGCGGCGAGAACGCTCCAAGCCACCGCGTGGTGGTCGGCAAGGCCGAAATCGGCGCCGCCTGGTCCAAGCGCTCCAACGAGGGCCGCGACTATCTCGGGCTCAAGCTGGACGACCCGAGCTTCAGCGCTCCGATCTACGCCAACCTCTTCGCCGACGAGGAAGGCGAGGGCCACAGCCTCATCTGGTCCCGCCCCAACCGCCGCAACGGCGAGTAA
- a CDS encoding ATP-binding protein: protein MHRGGIADKAGNRFEARWLAHQLLGLLDGTVRGVTVEALGDEEQGFEFSLTRAAWVEWHQCKRQTATGTWSIAALDAAGVLRAFRTKTANMGGRCLFVSSDPSPPLKLLQDKLPATHSPETFEASLSEKETQHWCMLKERLACDATEAFRFLRQTEFRTLSEADLAENLRARITYWFKGDPDTIAAQFRTWLEEERNFNRPLVYEDVISFLSSAGIETKQYELDRALPGRIRDATASYLGSYPPLGAGLYRIERAAVQEVLAGLRAGAGVVLLAGAAGIGKSAILADVIEQLRAQGTLHLAFRVDQAGAVATLDELGAQTVGTADNPVVVLEQLASDNRAVLLVDQADAVSEVSGRIAELRRVVLELVRKAAQYPHVQLIFACRSFDLENDHAFRQIAQAKGNLRVDVAPFQRAEVDAVLTRLGILHDPNNARLMALLALPIGLTLAAALAKSGISDLRRVEHLSELYGRLLAARDQEIQRDFRPGWSVFAPLTALAATMSERQELFAPVAALDPFAGALDILQRAGLIVARGLRTGFLHESLFDYLHARHFVQQRKPIIDFLLASEQTLFRRTQTRQILAFEREIELSRYLVDLGAVLGDRRVRPHIRETVVRWLATIPDPTMGEWELVARYAQRDGLPIKSGNVIYERKPWFDLLNKHGLIEDWLAYDGEDLNWALGFLRSIAPIAPNEVSQLLYGFLDRRPERVRDVLATLRFIEPKSDAKCLADCLIATLDRAMPDDWETEDDWDDYYGSWIKIAPDEAARIFGAQLGRWFRLHPEGHPFRHRYENGGTSLHWLSELAKASPLGFLEQILPFMRLAMERSVQGNSRPANDSIWYWRHRDQTEMQTIDLLDLVRASLAQVAQQDPRAAARLLRGIGPELYITSLHFLLETVAANPKALRGLLVEQVDNSGLFKAGWHGADGHSAGRAIAAAMPWLTPDERRRCEKAVLALRPEIDSAKRALARREQAGDKSRLTPKLNDYPTWCLNDSGKRQWSVLRQIGAGWLSPHARRRLAELDRKFAGQKPEQPDGIRGGMVRSPIDGERTKLMSDRSWLRAIAKFSLPLERRFSGEDGLRGGARELSCELKERAKEAPERFLTLLGRFPEGSHEDFTWGITAGIAETKPDADLIERVLIALDTNPAAKSDDRALIWMIRACKGPLGPLAEALVLNIATKPDDSTGIVDINRGERAKEPDWKKAFTFGGELRAKAINSARGSALDILGSICWHSKEKFEKYRSTADGIVGAPAAPHVQSALTGLLMCALKHEGKQAIDWVLRVARTCPEALYSNDGQQILNWVAELEIEGFAQLINVYLINKDPLARGFGALAIFRRCLDDRDWLSFAENLIVADAEHRCAAAAVAAANFESARFGTPCTDWLIRFFDDDEAAVRHEAFDCFRRMETEDISAHAEVFNAYAASKYFESERTYFLHRLERVPPGLDDLVLNLLEETVRKRNDSGRDPRAYEMQEVGELALKLYASNSEDPIRRTRALDLIDQLVERGLMGVQKLEAV, encoded by the coding sequence ATGCACAGGGGGGGAATTGCGGATAAAGCGGGCAACCGCTTCGAAGCACGCTGGCTGGCGCATCAACTGCTCGGACTGTTGGATGGCACCGTTCGAGGTGTTACCGTCGAAGCCCTCGGAGATGAGGAACAGGGATTCGAATTTTCGTTGACCCGCGCTGCCTGGGTTGAATGGCATCAGTGCAAGCGTCAGACCGCAACGGGCACTTGGTCGATCGCCGCTCTCGACGCCGCCGGCGTGCTCAGAGCCTTTCGAACCAAAACTGCGAACATGGGGGGACGTTGTCTCTTCGTGTCGAGTGATCCCTCACCGCCACTCAAACTGCTTCAGGATAAGCTGCCTGCCACACACAGTCCCGAGACATTCGAGGCAAGTCTGTCGGAGAAGGAAACGCAGCACTGGTGCATGCTCAAGGAACGATTGGCTTGCGATGCCACGGAGGCATTTCGATTCTTGCGGCAGACAGAGTTCCGCACCTTGTCCGAGGCCGATCTCGCTGAAAACCTGCGTGCGCGCATTACCTATTGGTTCAAAGGTGATCCCGACACGATCGCGGCGCAATTCCGCACTTGGCTTGAGGAAGAGCGCAACTTCAACCGGCCGCTCGTATATGAGGATGTCATTAGCTTCCTGAGCAGTGCAGGTATCGAAACCAAGCAATACGAACTCGACCGCGCACTGCCTGGTCGTATCCGCGACGCAACCGCTAGCTATCTCGGTTCCTACCCGCCGCTCGGTGCCGGCCTTTACCGCATTGAGCGTGCAGCCGTGCAGGAAGTGCTTGCCGGGTTGCGTGCAGGCGCAGGAGTCGTGCTGCTGGCCGGCGCGGCAGGGATCGGAAAATCGGCTATCCTCGCCGATGTAATTGAACAGCTCCGCGCCCAAGGCACCCTCCATCTCGCCTTCCGCGTCGATCAGGCTGGCGCCGTCGCAACGCTCGACGAACTTGGCGCGCAGACAGTCGGCACAGCGGATAATCCAGTGGTAGTTCTCGAACAGCTAGCCTCCGACAACCGCGCGGTGCTGCTCGTTGACCAGGCCGATGCAGTCAGTGAAGTTTCAGGAAGGATCGCCGAACTGCGTCGTGTTGTGCTTGAGCTGGTCCGCAAAGCCGCACAATATCCGCATGTCCAACTGATCTTCGCCTGCCGCAGCTTCGATCTCGAAAATGATCATGCATTCAGGCAGATTGCCCAAGCTAAGGGCAATCTACGGGTCGACGTGGCCCCCTTCCAACGTGCTGAAGTTGACGCGGTTCTCACCCGGCTTGGCATTCTGCACGATCCCAACAACGCACGCCTGATGGCGCTCTTGGCGCTTCCGATTGGCCTGACGCTAGCCGCCGCACTCGCGAAGAGTGGGATCAGCGACTTGCGCCGAGTAGAACATCTCTCCGAACTCTATGGCCGGTTGCTAGCTGCGCGCGATCAGGAGATCCAGCGCGACTTTCGGCCCGGCTGGAGCGTGTTTGCTCCCCTGACCGCACTCGCCGCGACAATGAGCGAGCGGCAGGAACTCTTCGCTCCGGTAGCGGCGCTGGACCCTTTCGCTGGAGCGCTTGATATCCTGCAGCGCGCTGGACTGATCGTTGCGCGCGGCCTCCGGACCGGCTTCTTGCATGAATCGCTGTTCGACTATTTGCATGCCCGACACTTTGTACAACAGCGCAAACCAATCATCGATTTCCTGCTGGCCAGCGAACAGACCTTGTTCCGACGTACTCAGACCCGACAAATCCTAGCGTTCGAGCGAGAGATTGAACTCAGCCGCTACCTTGTCGATCTAGGTGCGGTCCTGGGCGATAGGCGAGTGCGCCCGCATATCCGCGAAACGGTCGTACGCTGGCTTGCGACGATCCCCGATCCTACGATGGGGGAATGGGAGCTGGTTGCACGCTACGCTCAGCGCGATGGATTGCCGATCAAGTCGGGCAACGTCATTTACGAGCGCAAACCTTGGTTCGACCTGCTCAACAAGCACGGATTGATAGAGGACTGGCTTGCCTATGACGGGGAGGATCTAAACTGGGCACTGGGCTTCCTGAGATCGATCGCGCCGATCGCGCCCAACGAGGTATCTCAGCTGCTCTACGGCTTTCTGGATCGGCGACCAGAGCGCGTCCGCGATGTACTTGCAACGTTGCGTTTCATCGAGCCAAAATCGGATGCCAAGTGCCTCGCCGATTGTCTGATCGCCACGCTCGATCGGGCAATGCCTGATGATTGGGAAACCGAGGACGATTGGGACGACTATTACGGCTCCTGGATCAAGATCGCACCGGACGAAGCGGCACGCATTTTTGGCGCGCAACTTGGGCGCTGGTTCCGCCTCCATCCAGAGGGACATCCATTCAGGCATCGTTACGAGAATGGCGGGACGTCGTTACACTGGCTGAGCGAGCTCGCCAAGGCATCGCCCCTGGGGTTCCTTGAACAGATCCTGCCTTTTATGCGGCTTGCAATGGAACGCTCGGTCCAGGGGAATTCGAGGCCGGCCAACGATTCGATCTGGTACTGGCGACACCGGGATCAGACCGAAATGCAAACAATCGACTTATTGGACCTGGTGCGAGCCTCGTTGGCGCAAGTCGCCCAACAGGACCCGCGAGCCGCAGCTCGATTGCTCCGCGGGATAGGGCCAGAATTATATATCACAAGTTTGCATTTCTTGCTTGAGACCGTTGCGGCAAACCCGAAGGCGCTGCGAGGTTTGCTCGTCGAACAGGTCGACAATTCCGGACTTTTCAAAGCAGGCTGGCACGGTGCTGACGGGCATTCGGCCGGGCGCGCGATCGCTGCAGCAATGCCTTGGCTCACACCGGATGAGCGCAGGCGCTGCGAAAAAGCGGTTCTAGCGTTGCGGCCCGAAATCGACAGTGCGAAACGTGCCCTCGCGCGGCGGGAGCAGGCGGGCGACAAGTCTCGGCTCACACCGAAGCTCAACGACTATCCAACCTGGTGTCTCAACGATTCCGGGAAGCGTCAATGGTCGGTGCTGCGCCAGATTGGTGCGGGGTGGTTGTCACCGCATGCACGGCGGCGGTTGGCTGAACTCGACCGAAAGTTTGCTGGCCAAAAGCCGGAGCAACCTGACGGCATCCGCGGAGGCATGGTCCGCTCGCCCATCGACGGTGAACGTACCAAGCTCATGAGTGACCGGTCCTGGCTGCGCGCGATAGCCAAGTTTAGCCTGCCACTCGAGAGACGCTTCTCGGGAGAAGATGGACTGCGTGGTGGCGCCAGGGAGCTGTCGTGTGAATTGAAGGAGCGCGCGAAGGAGGCGCCGGAGCGTTTCCTAACGTTGCTCGGTCGGTTTCCCGAGGGTTCGCACGAGGACTTTACCTGGGGCATCACTGCCGGCATTGCGGAAACTAAGCCCGACGCCGATTTGATCGAAAGGGTGCTCATTGCCCTGGATACAAATCCTGCCGCGAAATCGGACGACCGCGCCTTGATCTGGATGATCCGGGCGTGCAAAGGGCCGCTCGGTCCGCTTGCTGAAGCTTTGGTGCTGAACATTGCGACGAAACCTGATGATAGCACTGGAATTGTCGACATAAACCGCGGCGAGCGAGCAAAGGAGCCCGACTGGAAGAAGGCCTTTACCTTTGGTGGCGAACTTCGCGCCAAGGCGATCAACTCGGCACGCGGGTCCGCCCTCGACATCCTTGGAAGCATCTGCTGGCACTCGAAAGAAAAGTTCGAGAAATACCGCTCAACGGCGGACGGGATCGTCGGCGCCCCCGCAGCTCCACATGTGCAGTCTGCGCTGACGGGTTTGTTGATGTGTGCACTCAAACATGAAGGTAAGCAAGCCATCGATTGGGTGCTCCGCGTTGCGCGCACCTGTCCCGAAGCTCTGTATTCCAACGATGGTCAGCAGATCCTGAACTGGGTCGCCGAACTCGAAATCGAAGGCTTCGCGCAACTGATCAACGTTTATCTGATTAACAAGGACCCGCTCGCTAGAGGATTTGGCGCGCTAGCCATCTTCCGGCGATGCCTCGATGATCGAGACTGGTTGTCATTCGCCGAAAATTTGATTGTGGCCGATGCTGAGCATCGCTGTGCAGCAGCTGCGGTAGCCGCTGCCAATTTCGAATCCGCCCGCTTCGGTACGCCTTGCACCGATTGGTTGATTCGGTTTTTCGACGATGACGAGGCAGCGGTACGACACGAGGCATTTGACTGTTTTCGGCGCATGGAGACTGAAGATATCTCAGCTCATGCTGAGGTGTTTAACGCTTATGCGGCATCCAAGTATTTCGAGAGCGAGCGAACCTATTTCCTGCATCGACTTGAACGTGTGCCTCCTGGTCTTGACGATCTCGTGCTCAACCTCCTTGAAGAAACGGTCAGGAAGAGGAATGATTCTGGTCGGGATCCTCGGGCATATGAAATGCAGGAAGTCGGCGAACTGGCGCTTAAGCTCTATGCTTCAAATAGCGAAGATCCAATTCGGCGTACCCGCGCGCTCGACCTGATCGACCAATTGGTTGAGCGCGGTCTCATGGGGGTACAGAAGCTCGAAGCCGTCTAA